One Dokdonia sp. Dokd-P16 genomic window carries:
- a CDS encoding peptidase M61 → MKKIYYIIACSILIVSCDVLNKPLASSNLATQKNKLTRSAIDLVSLSNDRIKVRVQPAPIYKDVATFYIPETVPGTYSDDDYGKFIDSVAAYGTFGKKLKVTKTSDNTWDIKNARNLDYIDYYVNDTYDVEAEHTIFSPAGTNFKENEQFMLNLHGILGYFKDQEEMPYYVDINRPEAMEATTSLPRFADSLYVAQDFGNTGITDTYKGDRYFDIVDNPIMYNVPNKEVFTIDDITIELSVYSPTGTVKASSLKPNIERMIKAQKNYLGSFNATDRYTILLYLTTGEADDAQDLGALEHHTSTVVVLPESMPQENLDDAMVNVVSHEFFHIVTPLNLHATQIHKFKYNDPEMSMHLWMYEGITEYFAQHFQVQQGLVTPEDFYNTLVQKISNAKRYDDAMSFTKMSANILEEPYASNYGNVYEKGALIGMCLDILMRKNSDGERGVLDLMKELTYQYGPHRPFEDSNLIPQITQLTYPDVGEFFTNHVIGTQPIQYKDFFDLVGLDYSTTLVDTGFLLGKQRPYINGNNDDNTIYVLPGNLNTFLTALGVQGNDVITAVNGTAYDLSNVNDLITISNTWKVGDAITMTVQRDGEEVELSGTIITPQTPQATLVELQTYDDGLEQVLREKWLKGS, encoded by the coding sequence ATGAAAAAGATCTATTATATTATTGCTTGCTCTATACTTATAGTAAGCTGTGATGTTCTCAATAAGCCCCTTGCTAGTTCTAATCTAGCTACTCAAAAAAACAAACTAACCCGTAGTGCCATAGATCTTGTAAGCTTGAGCAATGATCGTATTAAAGTTCGTGTACAACCTGCGCCTATATATAAGGACGTAGCAACTTTTTACATTCCTGAAACAGTACCGGGTACTTACTCTGATGATGATTATGGTAAGTTTATAGATAGTGTTGCTGCTTACGGTACTTTTGGAAAAAAGCTTAAGGTCACCAAAACCTCAGATAATACGTGGGATATTAAAAATGCACGTAACCTAGATTACATAGACTACTATGTAAATGATACCTATGACGTAGAAGCAGAACACACTATTTTTTCTCCTGCGGGGACCAATTTTAAAGAAAACGAGCAGTTTATGCTCAATTTACATGGAATTCTTGGGTACTTTAAAGACCAAGAGGAAATGCCTTATTATGTAGATATCAATAGACCAGAAGCTATGGAGGCTACTACTAGTCTTCCACGCTTTGCAGACTCACTCTATGTAGCGCAAGATTTTGGAAATACAGGAATTACAGATACTTACAAAGGCGATAGATATTTTGACATTGTCGATAATCCTATCATGTACAATGTACCTAACAAAGAGGTATTTACTATAGATGATATTACGATTGAGCTTAGTGTATACAGTCCTACTGGAACGGTAAAAGCGTCAAGCCTTAAGCCCAATATAGAGCGTATGATAAAAGCGCAAAAGAACTATCTAGGTAGTTTTAATGCAACAGATCGTTATACCATCCTACTATACCTTACCACAGGCGAAGCAGATGATGCACAAGATCTAGGAGCGCTAGAACATCATACCTCTACGGTGGTGGTACTTCCAGAGTCTATGCCTCAAGAAAATCTTGATGACGCCATGGTAAATGTGGTATCACATGAGTTTTTTCATATCGTGACTCCGCTTAATTTACATGCTACGCAGATACACAAATTCAAGTACAATGATCCTGAGATGAGCATGCACTTGTGGATGTATGAAGGAATTACGGAGTACTTTGCACAGCACTTCCAAGTGCAGCAAGGACTCGTTACTCCAGAAGATTTTTACAACACACTCGTTCAAAAAATAAGTAATGCAAAAAGATATGATGATGCCATGTCATTTACTAAGATGAGTGCAAACATTCTTGAAGAGCCATATGCATCAAATTATGGTAACGTATATGAAAAAGGAGCTCTTATCGGGATGTGTCTTGATATACTTATGCGTAAAAACAGTGATGGCGAGCGTGGTGTTCTTGATCTTATGAAGGAGCTTACGTATCAATATGGACCTCACAGACCTTTTGAAGACAGTAATCTTATTCCACAAATCACCCAACTCACCTACCCTGATGTGGGCGAATTTTTTACAAATCACGTGATAGGTACCCAACCAATACAGTACAAAGACTTTTTTGACCTAGTAGGACTTGATTATAGCACTACGCTAGTAGATACAGGCTTCTTATTAGGAAAGCAACGTCCTTATATTAATGGAAACAATGATGATAATACTATTTATGTACTACCAGGAAACCTCAATACATTTCTCACTGCGCTGGGCGTACAAGGGAATGATGTGATTACCGCAGTAAATGGAACTGCTTATGATCTTTCTAATGTAAACGACTTAATCACGATATCAAACACTTGGAAGGTAGGCGACGCTATTACTATGACGGTACAAAGAGATGGTGAAGAGGTGGAACTTTCTGGAACGATTATCACACCACAAACTCCGCAGGCAACACTGGTAGAATTACAGACGTACGACGATGGCTTAGAGCAAGTTCTACGTGAGAAGTGGCTAAAAGGTTCTTAA